CCATCGGCATCGCCATCCTCTTCTTTCTCACAGAGTGCTTCCTGGCCGGACTCTTCTGCCACGCGGAAGCCTTCGCCCTGCGACCCTCACGCCCCACCGAAACCACGCTCTTCTATCTGCTGATCGCCGCAGGAGGAGCAGCCGGAACCTTCTTCATCGGCATCGCCAGCCCGATGATCTTCTCGGCCAACTACGACCTCGCAATCTCGTTCTTCGTCACCGCCGCACTCGCCGTAGTCGTGACGTGGAGCGACGGCTGGCCGCAGCGTCTTCTCTGGTCCACCGCAGCCGCACTGCTGCTCTTCTTCGCCTTCATGCTGCGCACCGCTTATGCCCGCGAGGCAATCCTCGAGGTTCGCAACTTCTACGGAACCCTTCGCGTCAAGCAGACGGTCGGCCCCCACGGCGGCACCGAGCGCATGCTGCTGAACGGCACCATCCAGCACGGCACGCAGCTCTTCGCGCCCGGCCTCACCCGCACCCCCACCACCTACTACGCCGATAACTCTGGCATCGGACTCGCCCTCCACTACTGCTGCCAGTCGCGCTCACGCAACATCGCTGTCATCGGCCTCGGCACCGGCACCCTCGCAACCTACGGCACCACCAGCGACCGCATCCGCTTCTACGAGATCAACCCTCTCGTACGCCCCATCGCACAAAATCTCTTCACCTATCTGCGAGACTCCCCCGCGCAGATCACCTTTGCCGACGGCGATGCACGCACCTCCCTCACCCGCGAGTTGACGCAAGAGGGCCCGCAGAACTTTGACGTTATCGCCATCGACGCCTTCTCCGGCGACGCCATTCCTCTCCACCTGCTCACCATCGAGTCCGTCGCACTCTACAAAAAACACCTCGCGCCAAACGGCATCCTGGCCTTCCACGTCTCCAACCAGTACCTCAACCTCGCACCCGAGATCGCACAGCTCGCCCACGCCGCCGATATGCAGGCAAAGCTGATCGAAAGCCAGCCCGACGACTCGCTCGGAGCCTATCGCGCCACCTGGATACTGCTCACCTCGAGTCCCACCTTCTTCGATCAACCCGAGATCGCCGTCGCTGCCAGCGCCGTTCCCACCGACGCGCGCC
The nucleotide sequence above comes from Tunturibacter empetritectus. Encoded proteins:
- a CDS encoding fused MFS/spermidine synthase, which translates into the protein MSASRLLYGTTVFLGAFLLFLVEPMAAKQLLPVLGGSSAVWLTCLVFFQMTLLLGYLYAHWITRCQATTWRRHVYLVTLAAGAVLLIAQRVVPAEPAQGVGHPVTTIFSTLAFTIGLPFLLLSATSPLLQVWLQRARGGTIPYRLFALSNFGSLLALIAYPFVVEPHLTLKLQRSLWSFSFLLYAVLCATITRQLPAPAPSETVEETEAPAPAKAPARSKWLWFLLPMAAAMQLSAVTSHLTVNIAAIPLLWMLPLAIYLLTFILAFEFPALYRRGIVVRLLVVMLASLGYAISKTDVSLPIGIAILFFLTECFLAGLFCHAEAFALRPSRPTETTLFYLLIAAGGAAGTFFIGIASPMIFSANYDLAISFFVTAALAVVVTWSDGWPQRLLWSTAAALLLFFAFMLRTAYAREAILEVRNFYGTLRVKQTVGPHGGTERMLLNGTIQHGTQLFAPGLTRTPTTYYADNSGIGLALHYCCQSRSRNIAVIGLGTGTLATYGTTSDRIRFYEINPLVRPIAQNLFTYLRDSPAQITFADGDARTSLTRELTQEGPQNFDVIAIDAFSGDAIPLHLLTIESVALYKKHLAPNGILAFHVSNQYLNLAPEIAQLAHAADMQAKLIESQPDDSLGAYRATWILLTSSPTFFDQPEIAVAASAVPTDARLRVWTDDYSSILPILQLSHH